GATCTCGAACATCATCGGTGCGCTCATCAACGACGGAAAGCGTGTTCTCTTCGTCTCCGAAAAAGCCGTGGCTCTCGATGTTGTGCGCGATCGCCTCTCCGACCGCGGCCTCGGCTCGTTCGTACTCGAGCTTCACAGTCACAAGGCAGCGAGAAGCGAAGTCGCCGCTGGGATCGCACGCGCACTCGACACACGGATCGCACCCGCTCGGAAGGTTTCGCCGCTCGCGAAGCCCCGGGCGGCGGAGTTCAGGGCCCAGCTGAGTGACTACGCGACGGCGATGAACGAGGCGCGGGAACCGCTGAAGTTGAGCATCCATGAAGCGATAGGGCTCATCGAGGCAACAGGCGTCACCGAGATGTTGCCCCCCGCGGAGTTCGCGGCGAACGCATTCGACCAGGCGACTCTGGAAGAGATTCGGTCCACGGCAAAAGCAGTAGAACGCGTATGGCCGGTACTCCTACGCGGTCGAAGCGACGGATGGTTCGGCATCGCGGATACCGAAGGTCTCCCCTTCGCCGTGGAATCAGCTCGGGCGGCCGCGGAATCGCTGGTTCGCGAACTCGACGCATTCGAGAGCCGCAGCCGGTTCGGGCTCGACAAGATGTCGTCTTGGCGAGGCGTGCACGACTTGATCGGCACGTTTCACGCGCGAGCCGAGCACGGTCTCGATTGGTTGACGGTCGAGTCGTTCGGCGTTGTAGAGCGAAACGCCGAAGCTTTCATTTCCGCTGGCCAGGAGCGCGACAACGCCGAAGCCGCTGCTGAGCTCGTTGCTGGATCGGCTTGGAGATCGATCCCGAATCTGCCAATAGAACCTGCGCTTGGCGCGACGCTACTGACCGCGCTTCCCAACGCCGAGAATACGAGCATCCACGACCTGAGCGCCACGAAGCGTTGGACCGGGGAGGCTCGCAGACTAGGCGCCCAGCTCGAGGAGGCCGCGTTCGCACTCACCTCCGTGCTGGGGCTCGAGACGATCGCTGATCCGAATCACGTCGAATCGCTAGTTTGGGTTGCCAATGCAACGCTCGCCGACGCTCCCCCCGCCGCGGGCTGGGTGCGATCAGAGGAAGCACTCTCCAAAGCACGCGAGTCGCTGAGCAAGCTCAAGGCGGCCATTCTCGCTGAGGATTCGGCGCGGAGAGCAGCGGCCACCTTCTTCACGCCCGCGGTTGCGAACGTTCCCATCGACGAGATAGCACAGCGATTGGGGGCAGCGACAGGCCTTCGCAGCTGGAGCAGCAAGGCTCGCGCGGACCGCAAGATTGTGGCCTCTGTGGCGGCGGTGCCGATCAAGGAAGCTCTCAAGCACCTCCATCTTGCAACCGAATGGCAGACGACACGCGCTGCCCTCTCGCAGGAATGGGAGCTCGCACGCGACCCGTTGACGCCGTATTCGAGCGCACCGTTCGATGAGGCGACGGCCGATGCATTCCGCAACGCCGAAGCGATCGTTCACCACGCCTCGGTTGTCGACTGGGCGGGGCTGGAGAATGTACTCGCCGATGGCGGGCTGCGACAGAAGGGACGCGTGGCGCGTGACGCCTTGGGACAGGCCACACGCGCCTGGGGAACTTTCCTCGTCGGCTCCGACCCAACGCTCGTTGCCGCCTCGGTTGTCGGAGGTTTCAGCGACATCGTCAAGACACTAGATGCGCTGGATTCAGACATCGACGCGCTCGAGGCCTCGTCTTCTCACATCACGGCGGTCGTCGGCGATGGAGCCTCGCCTGCGAGAATCTGGACGATTGCCGATGCGGTGTCGTCGGCCACGGCAAAGCAGAAGGCTCTCAAGGAGCTGATGCCAGGGCTCGACGCACTGGTCCTGCGAATCGCGCCAAGCGCCACCGAATCAGAATTCGCACAACTGAGGGAACATCTGACGTGGGCCGCTCAGGTTCGTGGATTGGTAGCGGCGTTGATGGGTCGCGACGTTTTCACCCCGTTGACCGAGGCCGAAGTCGTTTCGCTAACTGAGGCTCCTTTCTCCCACTACCTGCCGACCACCGGCGAGCTATGGGATGCACGGCGAGACGAACTCATAGGACATTTCATCCAGGAACGCGCGAGCGACATCGCGTCTGATCTGGAGGATCCCGAAGAAGCACTCGAGCTACTCGAGTATTTTGCTTCCGACCTCCGTGGAGCCGACGCTGCTCTCGCAGCGAACGAAGCACGCGAGCGCATGGTTGATCTGGGTGTGCGCGAAATCTTGGAGAAGGTGGTTGCTCTCGACGTCGCAGACAGCGAGGTGCCGCGGTACATCGAGAACGGAGCGCTCCGACATTGGCTCAGTCATCAGTTGCGGTACGACCGGCGGCTCAAGACTCAGACCGGCGATGAGCGCGACGCGATCGTCGCACAGTTCCGCGAGCTTGATCACGAAGTCATCCATGGCTCCGCGCTCGAGATCATCGCGGCCGCCAACGATCGGAAGCCAGCCAGCAATTATGGGCAGTCGGCTCTCATCCGGAAAGAGGGAGAGAAGAAGCGGCGGCACATTCCGGTGCGCGAACTGATGGATCGTTCGCGGGACGTCATCCAGGCGATCCACCCGTGTTTCATGATGAGCCCGCTCGCCGTGTCTCAATACCTTCCGACAGACATGACCTTCGATTACGTCATATTCGACGAAGCGAGCCAGGTGATGCCGGGTGATGCCGTGAATTGCATCTACCGCGGTGCTGCGCTCATCGCGGCAGGAGATCAAAAGCAGTTGCCGCCAACCACGTTCTTCGTAAATGCCTCGTCCGTCGATGAGGACAGCGACGAAGAAGACCTGGCGACCGATTACGAGTCTGTGCTCGACCTCATGAAGTCGAGCGGCTCCTTCAACGCAATCACACTTCGTTGGCACTATCGGAGCAGGCACGAACATCTCATCGCGTTCAGCAACTTCTCGTTCTATGAGAGCAAGCTCATCACCTTCCCGGGCGCCGTGGCATCCGACGAGCACCTCGGCGTCAAGTTCCATCTCGTAGACGGCACCTATCGTCGATCCGGTGCCCGTGACAATCCCATCGAGGCTAAGGCGGTTGCGGCCCGAGTCCTCAACCATTTCGACAGCCGTCCGCAGGAGAGCATCGGCGTCGTCGCCTTCTCGGCAGCTCAGCGCGACACAATTGAAAACGCGTTGGAGCTCGCACGTGCCGCTCGACCCGACCTTGACGAGCACTTCGCAGAGGGTCGCCTCGACGGCCTCTTCGTCAAGAGCCTCGAGGAGGTGCAGGGCGATGAGCGCGATGTCATTGTCCTATCGGTGGGCTACGGCCCGGACGAGAACGGCAAGGTCTACAGCAACTTCGGACCCATCAATCAGAAGGGCGGACATCGTCGACTCAACGTGGCAGTGACTCGGGCTCGAAAGCTCGTCGAGGTCGTATCTTCTGTTACTGCTGCGCAGATCGGCGAAACAGGTTCCGAGGGTGTGCGGCATTTCCGCCGCTACCTCGACTATGCGGAACGTGGGCCAACGGCCCTTTCGCTGGAGCTCGGCGCTGAAGGTCGGGGCACCGATTCCCCATTCGAAGACGCGGTCATCGATGTCATTCGCGGCATGGGATTCGATGTGCGCCCGCAGGTGGGCGTAGCGGGCTTCCGCATCGACATCGGCGTCATTCATCCCGATCGCCCGGGTTCCTTCCTACTCGGCGTCGAGTGCGACGGGGCGCAATATCACTCATCCCGTGCTGCGAGGGATCGCGACCGACTGCGGCATGAAGTTCTCGAGGGGCTCGGCTGGAGGATCCACCACATCTGGGGAACAGCGTGGTATCGGAACCGAGATCAAGAGGTAGAGCGTCTGCGAGCCGTGCTCGAGGAACAACTGGCCGGCCCTCAGGAGGGGCGTGTCTCGCCGAGAACCCAAATCCGAGTGGTCGAGATCGATGAAGTCGAATCGGTTGCGCACCTCGATCCCCCCACGTGGACAGTGCCGTACGAGGTGACGAGGTTTCCGAAATTCCCACGCGTCGATCTGTCGGACGAGCACAACGCGCGACACCTCGTTGCATTCGTCGATGCGGTCGTCGAGACGGAAGGACCGATCCATTTCGATGTATTGGCGCTCCGTCTTCGAGAACACTCTGGTGTCGGGCGAACCGGCCGCCTGATACGGAACACGCTCGTCCGATCGATCCAGTTGTCGAAGGCCGTGGAAAACGACGGCGACTTCGTCAGCGTAGCCGGGCGAACCGTCGATCGGGTTCGGAGCGCGACCATCGAAGCGACCCGAAGCGTGTCGCAGGTCCACGCGTCTGAACTTCAGCTCGCTGTGGAAAACGTGGTGCGCGATGCGGCAGGAGCATCACGAGCCGAGGTGACGAGTGCAGTTGCTCGTGCGTTCGGATGGTCTCGAACGGGCAGCGAAGTCAGTCAGGCCATCGCACGCGAGATCGATGGAATGGTCCAGGTCGGCTTGATCACGGAGGGGAGCGCAGGCCTCTCAGCCGTGCGCGAGTGATGCGGCGTGCCGAGAATCATTCGGCTTGCTGCTCCGCCCGCGTGAACGCTCGATCATGACGGCGCAGCAGATCAGCGGAGCGCGCTACTTGACGTCGAACGTCAATTCCTCGTCTGCGGGCATAGAGTTCTGGAATTCCGTGCGGACGTCTCGTAGCCTGCGGCCATCTGCCACCGCCCAGAAGTACCACCCGTTCGTCGCGCGCGTTCGCAACGCGCGCCCGGCAGCCGACGGCGTCGTGTACCGCTTGCCGTCCAACTCGATGGCACCATCAGCGGTCAGGACGCCTTCCTTGCCCTTGTAGTCCCGGTGGGTCGCTATGAGCCTGTCGCCCGTTACGAGGAGGCCCGCCTCCATGAGGTGCTTGAGTTCAACCCAGTCTCCAGCTTTGGTCTGCGGGTCGACGACCTTGCCGTGGTGACCTTCCGGGACGGGCCAGATGCGGGACAGAGCATCGACCAAGGCCATGGTTCGCTCGTCGATCAACTTCTCGTCCCAGTCCTCCTGCTCGGTGCGCTTGATTACGCGTCCGGTGAGGGTGATTGTGTTGTGGTCCTGCAGAGCCGACCGCTTTGCAGACCACGGGCCGTTCGAGACCTTTGAGTTGAGCGACCTGGTCAGGAGGGTCAGGTTACCGAGGACGTGGACGTGCGCCTGCCGGATTTCGACCTCATCGGGAGTTCCCACTGGCCATGTCTCTTTCCACGATCGGGGAAGGAGGTGCTCAATTGGGTAGCCCTTTCGCTCGATCTGCGGTTGCCCGGTCTCCGCGCGGAAGTAGTCCTCAGTGGCTTCGAGGACCATCCGGAGTCGCCCTCGTGGCAGCCGCGAGTATGCAGCCTCGGTAGCCAACGCCCGCCGAAGTTCCTCGTCGCCAGGCCAGTAGGTCGTGGTGACGTTGAGTCGCGCAAGGTGGCCAATAATCCGCTCCGGGAGATCAGTGCTTGGCACCCTTGAGTATGCCGCGATGACCTCAGCGACAACGCGACCAAGGCTGCTGCCAGAGAGACGGAGAAGTTGGCGGCGGACGACCCAGCTCTCAGCCGCTTGGATAATCCTGTCGATGGTCTCCGTCGGAAGGTTCTTGCCCGGCTCATGCAGCCAGATGAGGAGCGGCCGGAGGAGCTCAATCCCTCCGGCCTGCATTCGGTACACAGCCATTTCAGTAGCGTTCAGGCTCCCGCCCGGCCGGTTGGCCGCCTCCGTCCACGATTCGTATTGCTGCGCCTGCAACTTGATCACGGGCAGCAGGTCATCCATGGACTGCCCAGACTCCAGCTCGACGTACGACTTGAACCGATTGAACGTCGCCTGCGGACTGACCTCCTCGCCCGTCCGCGCAATGAGCCACTGATTGAGGAACAGCGAGCTGCGGCTGACGAAATTGCGGCCCACGCTGACGTCCTTCATCCAGAACTTCGTCTCGAACGGCCAATCCTCCCTATAAGCCCTCGCCGTATCGCCCCCTTCAGCTTCTAGGCGCTGAAACACGAAGTTGCGCACCAGATCGGCGGCGGTGAGTGGCGTTCCACGAGCGTTCAGCGTCTCGAAGATCTCCTGCGAATTCTCCGAGGCATCGAGCTCGATGGAGACGAGCTGAAGGCCGTCAAGCAGGACCGCGGTGAGTTCCCTCGCCTTGATCGCATAGGCATCCCCTTCGGCCACGCCCAGCCATTGCTCGACGACCGTGGAGAAGTAGGCGTGCGCCGCGACGATTTGAGAACCTGCATTCGACAGATCAGCGTGGTCAACCGGTGGCTCGGCAGACATCACCTCGTCAAACGCGGCCCGGTCCTTGTTGAGGTGGCGTACCTTGAGGCGGCTGTCGCCCTCCTCGACAAATATCTCGTCGTTGTGCGTAAGTCGTTCAAGCTGGCCGGCCAGCTTCAGGTGCCCGGCCTCAGCGAGGAGAGCACAGGTCGCGTCGGCGAGGGTCTGCAACGTCGTCAAGCGCTGCTGCCCATCGATCACGTTCCACGTCGTCAGCCGCCTGCTCTGAGCTTCATGAGACTGAATCACGACTGCCCCGAGAAAGTGACTAGCGTTTGAGCTGGGCTCAGCGATCCGAAGCTCCGTGATACGGCGGATATCGTTCCATAGAGGCGCCCACTGCTCCTCCTCTCGCCAGACATATGGCCGTTGGAACAAGGGGATCAGAAAGTGCTGCGGCAAGTTGAACAACTGCAGCGGTGTTCGCTTGAAAGTCTCCACGACATCGATACTTCCGTATCACGCGGGTCAGGTGGCGATATTGCGACGAGATCGAGGCGGAGTCGGTTGGGTCGAGTGAGCGCTCAGCCGTCCCCGGGCGATCAGCGGTCGAGCCGTTCAGCCGGCGAGGCGTCGTTCGTCCGCGAGCGCCACGGCCCGGCCACGCGACCCGAGCGGTCGTCCGTGACGCCGCGACGCTTCGATGTCGTGCCGGGCTCGGCGCAGGGACTCGCTCGCAAGCGACGCGACCCGCCCGGCCATCGCGATCACCTGCTCTCGGTGCTCCTGATCCGTCGTGGTCATGACCGCCTCCGAGCCGCCGAGGAAGTGGCCGAGATCGATCCGGGCGTGCTCGGACTCGGCCAGCCTCGTGAGCGCCTCGGGGCTGATCCAGCCCGGGTGAGCGGCGATGGCATCGCGGGCGACATCGAGCTGTCGGTCTGCGTCCCTGATCGCATGGTGCATGTGGTCCACCAGCGGAATCAGATCCGTCGCGCGCTCGCGTGCCGCTGCGATGGCGGCGACCAACGTCGCGCGTGCCTCGCGCAGTCGGCTCAAGTGAGCGAACGGGTCAGTGTTCACCCCGGCCTGCGGGATGGCGGCGAGGGCTGCCTGCAGCTCGCCGACCACATCCGTGACGCGGCGAGAGCGCGGCTCTTCGAGTGCGGCCGTGAGGTCCCGACGACACTCCTCGGCGAGCGCCACCAGCATCGACTCTGCTCGCAACGCCTCGACCTCAAATGTCTCGACGGCATCGAGCAAGCTCGCCGCTCGATGCACCGATGCAGTGGATGCCTCGAGCGCGACGCTCGCCTGCTCGCGGTGACCTGCCGCATGTCGCACCTCGGCCACAGCCACACCGTGCTCGGCGAACCCGATCAGTCGATCGGCCTCCGCGGGGTTGCCGTCCACCCGAGCGAGCGCCGCGCGGGCATACCGAGCGGCAAATCGGTCGACGGTGTCGCGGGCGTTCGGGATGCGGGCGCGCAGGCGCTCGAGGTCGGCTCGCACGGCTGCGGCGACCTCAGGCGCACGCCGCACCCGCCTGGCCCGGTCGGCGAGGGCGGTGGTCTGCCGTTCGAGCGCATCCTCGGCCGACTCGCAGAGCTGCACGATGCGCAGGTTGCGGGCGCGCACGTCATCGACGCTGCCAGGCATCGCCTCGTGATTGAGCCGGTGCAGTCGGAACGCGTCGTTCAGGCGCGTGCGCACCTCGACGAGCGTCTCGCGCAATTGCGTCGTCGCGTCGGGCCCCAGCTCCGCCTCGGCGAACCCGAGATCGTCGACCGCGATGCGGACGCGTTCGTCGGCGGCGACCAGGGCCAACGCGGCCTGCTTCGCCCGGTCGGCGTCGCGAACCGCGAGTTCAGACGCACCGCGTGTGCGCCCGACCCGGAGACATCTGACCCGAAAACCGGCCATGGTGAATCCAACGATCGGTGTTCGCGACCCGCATGTCAACGTTTCGTTGACAGCTACGCCGGCGTCAACAGCAGACCCGAGGTCAGTCGAAGATGCCGTCGAGGATGCTTCCGATGACGAGGCCGCCAAGGATGCCGCCCATCATGTCGCCGCCACCGCTGCGTCGACCGCCGCCGCCCCAGCCATCGCCGCCCCACTGACCGGGATCCTGCGGGCGTGACGAGTCGATGTCGCGCTGCGCGAGCTGCAGCGCCTCGGCCGCGAGGTGCGCGACACGTCGGGCCATCAGCATCGCCTGCTCACGGTGGTCCTCGCCGATGACGGAGACCGTCGCCGCGGGCGTGCCGAGGAAGCGGTCGAGGTCGACCCGCACGCGCTCGGACTCGGCGAGGCGGGTGCGGGCGTCGGCGCCGATCCAGCCGCGGTGGCCGGCGATGACGTCGCGAGCGACGGCGAGCTGCCGGTCGGCGTCGTCGATGGCGTGATGCACGTGCTCGAGCGGCGGGATCGGGCGCGCAGCGCGCTCGCGAGCCGCGGCGATCGCGGTATCCAGCCCGGAGTTCGCATCGCGGAGGCTACTGAGCTGCGCGAACGGGTCCGTGTTGACGCCGGCCGCGGGGAGAGCGGCGAGGGCACCCCGCAGCGCGGCGATCGCGGCCGTGACCGCGGGCGTCTGGGGCTCCTTCTGGGCAACGGCGAGGTCGCCGCGGGAGTCCTCGATGATCGCCGACAGCGTCGACTCGGCGCGCAGCGCCTCTACCTCGAAGGTCTCGACGGCGTCGAGCAGGGTCGCAGCGCGGCGCACCGACTCGGTCGACGCCTCGAGCGCGAGGTTGGCCTGCTCGCGCTGCCCGGCCTCACGGCGACGCTCGGCGACTCCGGCGCTGTGCTCGGCGAATCCGAGCAACTGCTCCGCCTGAGCGGGGTTGGCCTCCACCTGGGCGAGCGCCTCGGGCGCGTAGCGGGCAGCAAGCCGGTCGATGGTCTCGCGGGCGTGGGGAATGCGGGTGCGGAGGCGCGCGGCATCCGCTCGCACTCCGGCGATGATCTCGGGAGCCCGGCGCGCTCGCGCGATCTTGTCGGCGAGGGTCGACATGTGGTCGTCGAGCACGTCTTCGGCCCAGTCGCAGAGCTGCACGATGCGGGCGTTGCGCTGCCGCAGCTCTTCGGCGGTGTCGGGAATCTCGTCGTGGTTCAGCTGGTTCAGCCGGAACGCCTCGCCCAGGTGCTGCTTCACCGCGGTGAGCGCGGTGCTCAGCTCGGCGGTCGCGTCGTGGCCGAGCTCGGCGTCGGCGAAGGCGAGCTCGTCGGCGGTGACGCGCACGCGCTCGTCGGCGGCGACGAGAGCCGTGCCCGCCCGCTGCGCCAGCACCGCATCTTGAGCGTTGAGTTCTTGCTCTTCGCGCTTTCGCTTGCCCCAGAATCCGGCCATGCCATTGATCCTATGGGGGTGGCTGGGAGGCGGCTGGGGTGGGTGGTCAGGCGTTGACGGGGAGCAGGCGCTCGGGGTGGGTTTCGACAGGCTCAACCGGCAGAGCATCGGCGGGCTGGGTTTCGACAGGCTCAACCAGCAGTCCCGCGGCGGGCTGGGTTTCGACAGGCTCAACCGGCAGAGCGTCGAGCGGATGCGCGATCTCGTCGCGCGTCATCCGCGCCGCCACGATCGCGACCACGCCGATCACGAGCGGGGCGACCCCCGCGATCAGGAACACCACGGGCAGTCCGACCGTCTCCCCCGCCGGCCCGGCGATGGCCATCGACACGGGCATGAACGCGAGCGAGACGAAGAAGTCGAGGCTCGAGACCCGCCCGAGCATGGCCGGCGGCACCCGGCGCTGCAGCAGCGTGCCCCAGATCACGACGCCGCCGTTGAACGCCGCACCCACGGCGAACGCCGCGATCACCATGAGCCAGATCTGATCGGTCATTCCGAAGACCGCGAGCGGGAGGCATCCGAATGCCCACAGCAGGTTCATCACCGTCAGGTACCGACGCGGCAGCTTGAGGGAGGCGACGACCATCGAGCCGACCGCACCGCCGATGCCGAACGCCGCGAGAATCAGCGCGTGCTCCTGCGGGCCGCCGCCGGCGGAATCCTTGATCACGAACGGCACGAGCACCTCGAACGGCCCCATGATCAAGAGGATCAGGAGCGACGCGAACCCGAGCGTGCCGAGCAGCCAGGGCGTGCGGGCCATGTAGACGAAGCCCTCGCGCACGTCGACGAGCAATGCGAGGGCCGGATGCCGCGAGCCGCCGCTGCTCGCCTCGGACTGCTCGCCGTGGTCGCCAGCCTGCCCGCCCCGCAGCGGCAGGTCGGGCACCTTCACGAGGCATCCGACCGCCGCAGCGCCCGTCAGCGCGGCGACCGCGAGTGCCGCACCGGGCGACGAGACGGCGATGAGCGCGCTTGCGAGCGCCGGACCGGCCGCCTGCATGAGCACGGGCCGGGCCATGCCCTCGAATCCGTTGGCGGCGAGCAGCTGGTCTTCAGGTACGACGCTCGGCAGCAGCGCCGAATAGGCCGGGTAGTACAGCCCGGCCATGATGCCGCCGACGAGGGCGACCGCGGCGAGCTGCCAGACCGCGAGGGTGCACGTGAGCGACAGCAGTGCGACGATGCCGATGCTCGCGGTGCGCACGACCTCGACGACGAGCAGGATCCTCCGCTGCGGGATGCGGTCGGCGAGCGCACCGCCGAGCAGCGTCGTCAGCAGCATGCCGATGGCCGACGCGCCCGCGACGAGCGAGAGCTCGGCCGCGCCGCCGCCGATCTCGACGATCTGCCAGACGAGCGCGACCAGCCAGATGCCGGAACCGACGAGGGATGACACGAGGGCCGCCGCGAGCCAGCGATAGGCGGGGTTGCGCAGCGGCCGAAGAGCCCGGGGAGTCGACACGATCTTCTCCTACGACATGAGTACGAATACTTCAGAAGCGGATGCCTCTACTCATGCGTCGATCCGCAGCGGGCGAGATCGACATCGTGCGCGATCGAAATCGCGTGACATCGAGGCCGCCCGGTCACTCCACCGGAACGCTGACCCGCCCCTCCGTCTCGTCGAGCACGAACACCTCGGTGGCGCGCGCCACGTACAGGCGGTGCGGGGCATCACCGGTGACCGCCGCGGCATCCCAAGCCGGCAGCCCTTGCTCCACCGAGCACCCGCTGTAGACCGCGAGCGCTGCCGCGAGGTCGGCCTCGTCGACCTGCTGCGCGACCGCATCGACGTACACGGCTTCGGCCCGACCCACGGGTGCCGTCGAGTCGAACACGACGAGCGCGACTTCGGGCCGCGCTGCGATGTTGTGCGAGTGCCGCCGAGCGGTGCGGGAGACCCAGAAGAACTCGGAGAGGCCGCGCGCCGCGAACCAGACGGGGCTCGCCCACGGGCGCCCGTCGGCGTCGGCAGTGGCGAGGGTGAGGTAGGTGTTCTGCTCGATCAGGCGCCGCGCCATCTCCGGCGGCGATTCAGGGGCCGCTGCCGTATCGCTCTGCATGGCCGCCACGGTAGCCGAGTGGGGCGCCGGCCGACAGACCGGTCGAACGGGGAGGGACAACCCTGAGGCCGATGCCATGACACGGCAGTACGGTGACACCGCCATGAGGGAAGGCGGACGCCATGCGACTGCGAACAGATGGCCGGAACGAAACCGACGACGCCGACGCGTCGACCGAGCGACCGAAGGCGGTGCGCTGATGCGACCGCTGCGTCTGATGACGTTCAACGTGCAGTTGCTGCCGGTGATCGCCGGAGTCAGCGAGGGCACGGTGAGCGTGCCCGCCGGCATCGCCGGCCTGCTGCCCGGTGGCTCCGCCGACTCGATCGCGCGCGCCGAGGCCGTCGCCGCCGACCTGCTCAAGATCAAGCCGAAGGAACGGCCCGACGTGCTCGCCCTCAACGAGGTGTTCAGCGAGGACGCCCGCGACCTGCTGATCGCCGAGCTGAAGGCGAAGTGGCCCCACGTGATCGAGTCGGTGCACGAGGGCGACCTCGAAGAGGACGCGGGGCTGATGGTGTTCTCGCAGCTCCCGTTCCTCACGCTGCCGGGCGGCGGCGACCGCCGTGAGCGCTTCTACGCGGATGACGCGGGCGCCGACACCTGGGCGTCGAAGGCCGCCGTGCTCGTGCAGGTCGGCCGGCCCGCCGAGGTCACGACGCTGGTGTTCACCCACCTGCAGGCCTCCTACGACACCGAAGAGCAGTACCGCGACGTGCGCAAGAACCAGCTCGCCGAGATCCGCGACCTGGTCGCCGAGGTGCTCGGCTCGTCGCCCAACAACTGGCAGAACGTGATCGTGGCCGGCGACCTCAACATCCGCGGCGACCTCGACGCGACGAGCAACGAGTGGTTCGACATCTTCGACACCGCGGGCGACCCCTTCGGCGACCTCTTCGCCGACAGCTGGATCGAGATGCGCCCGCCGGGCGTGACGGAGGACCTCGACCCCGGCCTCACCAACCGCAACCGCGAGACGCAGGCCGAGCAGCGGCTCGACTACATCTGCCGGTTCAAGACGATCGACGGCATCGACCTGGTCGCCCACCACATGCGCGTCGGGCACCGCGACACCTCGGACCACTACGCGCTCGAAGCACTGATCCAGATGCGCGACGACCACTGCCAGCCCACCTCGGCGGTCGACATCGACGCCCTCGGCCCGAGCGCGGGCGGCTCGGGCGTCGGGCAGCCGCAGACGTCGCTTGCGACCTTCGTGCAGCCCGACATCGCCGTCGAGGGCGGCCGATCGTGGGCCTGGCTGCGCCGGCCGGGCACGTACACGTTCCACCACAGCCCGTCGCTCGTCGTCGAGGTCTACGCCGCCGACGACATCTCGCGGCCCCTGACCCGGCTGGACTCGCTGTCGGTCACCGACGTGCCGCCGGCCGTCGAGGGCATCTATCGAGAGTTCGAACGGCAGGTCGGCGACGAGGGCTCGACCTACGTCAACCGCTCGCCGCTGCTCGTCTCGATGCGCACCAAGAGCGGCGACCCGGGCGGCGGCGTGCTGATCGTGCTCGAGCACCTCGGCGACACCAAGGCCACCGCGATCGCATTGCCGGCCCACCTCGACGTGCCCGTGCCGTTCCCCGAGAACCAGCGGCTGGGCGATGACGACATCGCGTGGTTCAGGTTGAAGACGCTCGAGACGCTCATGGGCAAGTCCCGCCAGGAGTCCGTCACCGTCGAGCAGCCGATAGGGTCGGGAAGCATCGAGGCACTGGATGCCGCGAGCAGCACGCTCGGCAGCGACTCGGGTTCGGGCACCCTCACGCACGACTTCGCCGCCGGCGCCGACGACGAGCTGTTCATCACCGTTCGCCGCGACAGCGACGCCGACACCGGGCAGGCCATCCGCTGGTCGACGCCGGTGAGCTACCTGCGGCTCGACAAGGGCTTCACCGTGCACGTCACCGACGAGTCGGGCCCCGACTGGCCGGGCGAGGACGAGCCCGTGTTCGAGATGTGGATGGACGGCGACAAGCTGCTCACGACCGACTGGGACGATGCCGACACCGGCGAGGACTGGCCCGGTATCGCGGAGAAGATCTTCTTCGAAGTGGTGCAGCGCGGAGGC
The sequence above is a segment of the Agromyces hippuratus genome. Coding sequences within it:
- a CDS encoding DUF3320 domain-containing protein, which gives rise to MSHDQDKLRTALRQWRESLVNLSGRNKLLNYRATKASTLEFDRHTAEEVFGLISQGEGVYTVGTKPPVQKSTNDSDLEDEVLEVIEDFDYDRFPDHLFVDRTQLDVDRILKNLAAAARREYLDKGLNILYVAFGALRWKEESGDARRSPLLFIPVTLESDGPRQPHRLKVSNDDKAVNLALALKLREYGIELPASDLVDAAMESGGLQGALDLFRQLDFPDEWAVEDLASLSSFMFAKEAMFRDLEANESRILEHALLGAIADPRFDEGAAYLFDPVEESKIDEVAPPEVTPLVLDADSSQRVAVAAARQGRSFVLDGPPGTGKSQTISNIIGALINDGKRVLFVSEKAVALDVVRDRLSDRGLGSFVLELHSHKAARSEVAAGIARALDTRIAPARKVSPLAKPRAAEFRAQLSDYATAMNEAREPLKLSIHEAIGLIEATGVTEMLPPAEFAANAFDQATLEEIRSTAKAVERVWPVLLRGRSDGWFGIADTEGLPFAVESARAAAESLVRELDAFESRSRFGLDKMSSWRGVHDLIGTFHARAEHGLDWLTVESFGVVERNAEAFISAGQERDNAEAAAELVAGSAWRSIPNLPIEPALGATLLTALPNAENTSIHDLSATKRWTGEARRLGAQLEEAAFALTSVLGLETIADPNHVESLVWVANATLADAPPAAGWVRSEEALSKARESLSKLKAAILAEDSARRAAATFFTPAVANVPIDEIAQRLGAATGLRSWSSKARADRKIVASVAAVPIKEALKHLHLATEWQTTRAALSQEWELARDPLTPYSSAPFDEATADAFRNAEAIVHHASVVDWAGLENVLADGGLRQKGRVARDALGQATRAWGTFLVGSDPTLVAASVVGGFSDIVKTLDALDSDIDALEASSSHITAVVGDGASPARIWTIADAVSSATAKQKALKELMPGLDALVLRIAPSATESEFAQLREHLTWAAQVRGLVAALMGRDVFTPLTEAEVVSLTEAPFSHYLPTTGELWDARRDELIGHFIQERASDIASDLEDPEEALELLEYFASDLRGADAALAANEARERMVDLGVREILEKVVALDVADSEVPRYIENGALRHWLSHQLRYDRRLKTQTGDERDAIVAQFRELDHEVIHGSALEIIAAANDRKPASNYGQSALIRKEGEKKRRHIPVRELMDRSRDVIQAIHPCFMMSPLAVSQYLPTDMTFDYVIFDEASQVMPGDAVNCIYRGAALIAAGDQKQLPPTTFFVNASSVDEDSDEEDLATDYESVLDLMKSSGSFNAITLRWHYRSRHEHLIAFSNFSFYESKLITFPGAVASDEHLGVKFHLVDGTYRRSGARDNPIEAKAVAARVLNHFDSRPQESIGVVAFSAAQRDTIENALELARAARPDLDEHFAEGRLDGLFVKSLEEVQGDERDVIVLSVGYGPDENGKVYSNFGPINQKGGHRRLNVAVTRARKLVEVVSSVTAAQIGETGSEGVRHFRRYLDYAERGPTALSLELGAEGRGTDSPFEDAVIDVIRGMGFDVRPQVGVAGFRIDIGVIHPDRPGSFLLGVECDGAQYHSSRAARDRDRLRHEVLEGLGWRIHHIWGTAWYRNRDQEVERLRAVLEEQLAGPQEGRVSPRTQIRVVEIDEVESVAHLDPPTWTVPYEVTRFPKFPRVDLSDEHNARHLVAFVDAVVETEGPIHFDVLALRLREHSGVGRTGRLIRNTLVRSIQLSKAVENDGDFVSVAGRTVDRVRSATIEATRSVSQVHASELQLAVENVVRDAAGASRAEVTSAVARAFGWSRTGSEVSQAIAREIDGMVQVGLITEGSAGLSAVRE